One segment of Scomber scombrus chromosome 3, fScoSco1.1, whole genome shotgun sequence DNA contains the following:
- the LOC133977997 gene encoding transcription factor HES-1-like → MQPAEIRFSLQRPPQHRDPAMAPTITAAMTNSQEHQTLTHKHRKPLVEKLRRDRINSSIEQLKSLLGPKFLKQQPDSKMEKGDILELTVCLLTQLQQQHQQQGRLLNHFNKLQSSSDKNLRQADFSPLSSTVQTSITKEKSPVNSALWRPW, encoded by the exons ATGCAGCCAGCAGAGATCAGATTCTCTCTACAGAGACCTCCACAGCACAGAGATCCAGCTATGGCACCTACAATCACTGCAGCAATGACCAACTCTCAGGAGCATCAGACTCTGACCCACAAG cACAGAAAGCCTCTGGTGGAGAAGTTACGCAGAGATCGAATCAACAGCAGCATTGAGCAGCTCAAGTCTCTCCTGGGTCCAAAGTTCCTCAAACAGCAGCCAGACTCCAAGATGGAGAAAGGAGACATCCTGGAGTTGACAGTTTGCCTCCTGacacaactgcagcagcagcatcaacagCAAGGAAGACTGCTGAACCACTTCAACAAGCTGCAGTCTTCCTCTGACAAGAACCTGAGACAGGCTGACTTCTCTCCTCTGAGCTCCACAGTCCAGACCAGCATCACTAAAGAGAAGAGTCCAGTCAACAGCGCCCTCTGGAGGCCGTGGTAG